The genomic window GGCCTCCGACGACGGCGCCGTCGTCTCCGCCGTCCACGCCGGCCGTTGCGGCATGCTCGACGGCGTCGTCGAGGCGGCCCTCGGAGCCATGGCCGAGGCGGGTGTCGAGCCGGCCTCCGTCCACGCGGCCATCGGGCCCTGCGTGTGCGGACGCTGCTACGAGGTCCCCGCGGCCATGCGCGACGACGCCGGGCTCGTCGAGCCCGCCAGCGCCTCGACGACGAGCTGGGGCACCCCGGCTCTTGACGTCGCCGCCGGCGTGCTCGCCCAGCTCGAGCGCAGCGGCGTCACCTCCATCTCGCGCGTGGGCGTCGGCGCCCACGCGGGGGAGGGGCCCTGGTGCACCCTCGAGGACGAGCGCTTCTACTCCTACCGCCGTGACGGCGTCACCGGCCGGATCGCCGGCGTCGTCGTCGCCGCCCCGCCGGACCGGCAGGGCTGAGCGCCCCGCCGGGGCCCAGGGGCCGGCAGGGCTCGAGCGCGTGACGGCGGGCGCCGGCTCGGGCGTGACCTGCGCCCCGCCCAGGTCACGATGACACGCCGGGGCGAGATGAGGTCCCGGTTTCCGCGCAGCCGATAACGTCTGCGTGTCCGGGCCGCCAGGGATCCGGACGGACAAGGAGCCGAACGATGAGCGCGCTGCGCAAGATGACGAACTTCCTGGGCTACTCAGAGCCCGCCGAGGACTCCTACGCGGACGAGCGCTACGCCCCCGCCGAGGAGGGCTACGCCGAGGACGGGTACGCCCACGCGGGCGCCTCCTCGTACCTGCCCGAGCAGGAGACCGGCGAGTACGAGGCCTACGACTCCTACGAGGACGAGTCCGTGCCGCAGCCCGTCGCCGTCCCGGACCTGCGCCGCATCGTCACGGTGCACCCCTCTACGTACAACGAGGCCCGCGTCATCGGCGAGTCCTTCCGCGACGGCGTCCCGGTCATCGTCAACCTCACCAACATGAGCGAGTCCGACGCCCGCCGCATGGTCGACTTCTCCGCCGGCCTCGTCTTCGGCCTCCACGGCGCCATCGAGCGCGTCACCCCGCGCGTCTTCCTCCTCACCCCCGCCAGCGTCGAGATCGACGGCGGCGACGGCGCCGAGGAGCCCCACGGCCGCTTCTTCAACCAGTCCTGAGCGAGGGCGCCGCACTTGAGCGTCCTCTCACCGATCCTCTCGATCATCTCGAGCCTCCTGGGGCTCTACCTGCTCGTCCTCCTGGTGCGCGTCATCCTGGACTGGATCCAGCTCTTCGCGCGCCAGTGGCGTCCGAGCGGCGTCGTCCTCGTCATCGCGAACGTCGTCTACGGACTCACCGATCCTCCGCTCAACTGGCTCCGTCGGGTCGTGCCCGTGCTCCGCATGGGCGCCATGGGGATCGACCTGTCCTTCCTGGTGCTGTACTTCGCCGTCGTGCTCGTCCAGAACCTCCTGGGCTTCACCGCGCGGCTCGT from Actinomyces radicidentis includes these protein-coding regions:
- a CDS encoding YggT family protein produces the protein MSVLSPILSIISSLLGLYLLVLLVRVILDWIQLFARQWRPSGVVLVIANVVYGLTDPPLNWLRRVVPVLRMGAMGIDLSFLVLYFAVVLVQNLLGFTARLV
- a CDS encoding polyphenol oxidase family protein produces the protein MRTSTTRDDLLIEVDLGPRARGYFTTRGTGAPSVPETSDDAGEGDYAGLNLAAHVGDDPARVAASRRLLEEALGLEPGGIAWMNQVHSATVARAVPGDVPTADALLLDLRGGDGAHPQAAAVLVADCVPLLLASDDGAVVSAVHAGRCGMLDGVVEAALGAMAEAGVEPASVHAAIGPCVCGRCYEVPAAMRDDAGLVEPASASTTSWGTPALDVAAGVLAQLERSGVTSISRVGVGAHAGEGPWCTLEDERFYSYRRDGVTGRIAGVVVAAPPDRQG
- a CDS encoding cell division protein SepF translates to MSALRKMTNFLGYSEPAEDSYADERYAPAEEGYAEDGYAHAGASSYLPEQETGEYEAYDSYEDESVPQPVAVPDLRRIVTVHPSTYNEARVIGESFRDGVPVIVNLTNMSESDARRMVDFSAGLVFGLHGAIERVTPRVFLLTPASVEIDGGDGAEEPHGRFFNQS